The uncultured Ilyobacter sp. genome has a segment encoding these proteins:
- a CDS encoding UvrD-helicase domain-containing protein, whose protein sequence is MSILDNLNNEQKKAASKVEGPVLILAGAGSGKTRTVTYRIAHMVKGKEISPYKILAMTFTNKAAREMKERVETLIGEDSKRVMVSTFHAFGVRLLRMYGVELGYNSNFNIYDGDDQKRLIKNIMKDLVIIDKSITPARIASIISRLKEDGITPEEYEKDSRGFLESYKTVSSVYKKYNSGLKNNNAMDFADIIVNTNRLMDIPKIREKVQERYQYIMVDEYQDTNNIQYQIINKIAEKYKNICVVGDEDQSIYGFRGANIQNILDFEKDYPEAFVIKLEQNYRSTAHILEAANSIIKNNENSKGKNLWTEKDKGELIRVFESDDARHEAFLVLQEINRLKNSNRNYKDFTILYRTNAQSRAFEELFIKFNIPYKVFGGMQFYQRMEIKDIMAYLNVINNSLDSLNLLRILNIPKRKIGVKSIEKIAEFAENNGISIFETLARSKEIDGLSKNLKIVLSEFHSMLLNFMEESQYMPVSEIFDGVVKTIGYFSYLESLGEEAESRIENIEELRNSISEMEKNQENLTLGEYLESTALISATDKLEEEQDYVKLMTIHNSKGLEFPVVFVVGVEDEVFPGSKVEYDPTQLEEERRLCYVAITRAEEKLYMYYAKQRFVYGQMQFRTQSRFLDEIPGHLVELINVKKIEKAPEGKPAVKSSIENFNPIRDGKLKTSGTKLPYSVGEKVTHKKFGLGIVRSINDKTIEVEFSTGKKKFLTMAADKFINKI, encoded by the coding sequence ATGAGTATATTAGATAATTTGAATAATGAACAGAAAAAAGCTGCCTCAAAGGTAGAGGGTCCCGTTCTTATCCTTGCTGGAGCAGGGAGCGGAAAAACAAGGACGGTCACCTATAGAATAGCCCATATGGTAAAGGGAAAAGAGATCTCACCCTATAAAATTCTTGCTATGACTTTTACAAATAAGGCTGCGAGAGAGATGAAGGAAAGGGTGGAAACCCTTATAGGGGAAGACTCTAAAAGAGTTATGGTGTCTACATTTCACGCCTTTGGAGTAAGACTTCTCAGGATGTATGGAGTTGAACTGGGTTACAATTCAAACTTTAATATTTATGACGGAGACGATCAGAAAAGGCTCATAAAGAATATAATGAAAGACCTGGTTATCATAGACAAGAGTATAACTCCTGCAAGGATAGCTTCTATAATATCAAGATTAAAAGAAGACGGAATTACTCCTGAGGAGTATGAAAAAGACTCTAGAGGATTTTTAGAGAGTTATAAAACAGTATCCTCTGTCTACAAGAAATACAACTCTGGACTTAAGAATAACAATGCCATGGATTTTGCCGATATAATAGTCAATACAAACAGACTCATGGACATCCCAAAAATAAGGGAGAAAGTCCAGGAGAGATACCAGTATATAATGGTGGATGAGTATCAGGATACAAATAATATACAGTATCAGATTATAAATAAAATTGCCGAAAAATATAAAAATATCTGTGTTGTAGGAGACGAAGATCAGAGTATTTATGGGTTTAGAGGGGCGAATATACAGAACATCCTAGATTTTGAAAAGGACTACCCTGAAGCCTTTGTAATAAAACTTGAACAGAACTATAGGTCCACAGCTCATATACTAGAGGCTGCCAACTCTATAATAAAAAACAACGAGAATTCCAAAGGAAAAAATCTTTGGACAGAAAAAGATAAAGGCGAATTGATAAGGGTGTTTGAATCAGATGATGCCCGTCATGAGGCTTTTCTGGTTCTCCAGGAGATAAACAGGCTGAAGAACAGCAACAGAAACTATAAGGATTTTACTATACTTTACAGAACAAATGCCCAGTCGAGAGCCTTTGAAGAACTTTTCATAAAATTTAACATCCCATATAAAGTTTTTGGAGGTATGCAGTTCTATCAGAGGATGGAGATAAAGGATATAATGGCCTATCTGAATGTCATAAATAACTCCCTTGACTCTCTGAATTTACTGAGAATATTAAATATCCCTAAAAGAAAGATAGGGGTAAAAAGTATAGAAAAAATAGCAGAATTTGCTGAGAATAATGGGATAAGCATTTTTGAAACACTAGCTAGGTCAAAAGAGATCGACGGCCTCAGCAAAAATCTGAAAATAGTATTATCTGAATTTCATTCTATGCTTTTAAATTTCATGGAAGAAAGCCAGTACATGCCGGTTTCTGAGATTTTTGATGGAGTTGTAAAGACAATAGGATATTTCTCATATTTGGAAAGTCTCGGTGAGGAAGCTGAATCTAGAATAGAAAATATAGAGGAGTTGAGAAACTCCATAAGTGAGATGGAAAAAAATCAGGAAAATCTGACTTTGGGTGAATATCTTGAAAGTACTGCACTTATAAGTGCCACAGATAAGCTCGAAGAGGAGCAGGATTATGTTAAACTTATGACAATACATAATTCTAAAGGGCTTGAATTTCCTGTGGTTTTTGTTGTGGGAGTGGAAGATGAAGTTTTCCCGGGATCTAAAGTGGAATATGATCCGACACAGCTTGAGGAGGAGAGAAGACTCTGCTATGTGGCTATAACAAGAGCTGAGGAAAAACTCTATATGTATTATGCAAAACAGAGGTTCGTATATGGACAGATGCAGTTTAGAACACAGTCCAGATTTTTAGATGAGATACCTGGGCACCTTGTAGAGCTCATAAATGTGAAGAAAATAGAAAAGGCTCCTGAGGGTAAGCCTGCTGTTAAATCATCTATAGAGAACTTTAACCCAATTAGAGATGGTAAATTAAAAACATCTGGCACCAAGCTGCCTTATTCTGTAGGTGAAAAGGTGACTCATAAAAAATTTGGCTTGGGAATTGTAAGAAGTATAAATGACAAGACAATAGAAGTAGAGTTTAGTACAGGAAAAAAGAAATTCCTTACTATGGCCGCGGACAAATTTATAAATAAAATATAG
- a CDS encoding GNAT family N-acetyltransferase — translation MYRVLNGGELGDNLSTLMEMDEEFIYKEKGKYFLLTDKKDISAYALIFETVDGYILKRIFVKKEKRYQSLGTKLLDHVINYALKHGIDTLKIEDIREESYFEKKGFSIEKNVMIYHGIQKKNERLKDSVKGTWISIFVNVLLSVLKIIIGIFGKSRALIADGFHSVSDVVGSVVILLSVYFGNIPEDEDHPYGHEKIESIAGNIVGVLLVLTAFELVRDSAISLVKGVDFVVPSKITIFVALFSVLVKYYMYLYKKRIGLRTKSDAVLADAREHRSDAVSSMGVVIGLVLSIYVNPVFDTIMSILVSLFIGKEGYHIIMETSNNILDKQDKEFLKKIEEYVYSSTDITNIHDILMRVSGHKIFLSFHIRVPKDMRVYEAHTLADDLKYSLLSDFDELRDVIIHIDYIID, via the coding sequence GTGTATAGAGTTTTGAATGGAGGAGAACTAGGAGATAATCTGTCAACATTGATGGAGATGGATGAAGAGTTTATTTACAAAGAAAAGGGAAAATATTTTCTTCTGACAGATAAAAAGGATATATCTGCCTACGCTCTTATATTTGAAACTGTAGATGGCTATATCCTAAAAAGAATATTTGTAAAAAAGGAAAAAAGATATCAATCCTTGGGAACGAAACTTCTTGATCATGTCATTAATTATGCTTTGAAACACGGCATAGACACTCTGAAAATTGAGGATATCAGAGAAGAAAGTTACTTTGAAAAAAAAGGATTCTCCATAGAAAAAAATGTGATGATATATCACGGAATACAGAAAAAAAATGAAAGATTGAAAGACAGTGTAAAGGGGACCTGGATATCAATATTTGTAAATGTACTTTTATCGGTTTTAAAAATTATAATAGGTATATTTGGGAAGAGTAGGGCCCTTATTGCCGACGGTTTTCATTCTGTATCAGATGTGGTAGGGTCTGTAGTTATACTTCTCAGTGTATACTTTGGAAATATACCAGAAGATGAAGATCACCCATATGGACATGAGAAAATAGAAAGCATAGCGGGAAATATTGTGGGGGTTTTGCTTGTTCTCACTGCCTTTGAGCTTGTAAGAGACAGTGCAATATCTCTCGTAAAAGGTGTGGACTTCGTAGTTCCTTCAAAGATAACGATTTTTGTGGCTCTTTTCTCAGTGCTTGTTAAATATTATATGTATCTATATAAAAAACGAATAGGTTTACGAACTAAAAGTGATGCTGTACTTGCAGATGCCAGGGAGCATAGGAGTGATGCAGTATCCTCTATGGGTGTAGTTATAGGGCTTGTGCTGTCGATATATGTTAATCCCGTATTTGACACTATTATGAGTATTTTGGTATCCTTGTTTATAGGTAAAGAAGGATACCATATTATTATGGAAACATCCAACAATATTTTAGATAAACAGGATAAGGAATTTCTAAAGAAAATAGAGGAATACGTCTATAGCAGTACCGATATAACAAATATCCACGATATATTGATGAGGGTATCGGGGCATAAAATTTTCTTATCTTTTCATATAAGAGTTCCTAAAGATATGAGGGTTTATGAGGCTCATACCCTAGCAGACGATCTGAAATACTCACTTCTTTCGGATTTTGATGAGCTGAGAGACGTGATTATTCACATAGACTATATAATTGATTAG
- the mgtE gene encoding magnesium transporter → MRIGRDLNQLIDMLEAFLRNQREKRLHYSELSKIFIRLRKLDKEKFLEYIKRMPSKDLGDILLSLSENVLEEALDALSVKKLVSTIKKLESDDATDLLQDIEDIDEELAAQILEGLDYKEQEEIQLLKSYEEDQAGAYMQTEVFVASDSETVKETIERFRVLKVNGELENVSSVFITGDYKNLVATISLEDIILFDLDNSFKELIIKSPEKYKARYVRDVDDIEDVAKLFREYDLSAIPVVDDHGYLLGRITMDDIYDIVQEIATEQIYNFAGVDEDVETGKIVLNVSRNRGKWQFLNMCTAFFAASVIGRFQGTIEGLPALAVLMPIVASMGGNTGNQALTVMVRQLAVGDVDNSNWLQSLVKEILVAIMNGFIFAVLVASGSYLWFKNIKISVIMGIAILVNFAIAGLCGTMIPLFLKRMNTDPAVGSSILLTMITDALGFFIFLGMAKLFIY, encoded by the coding sequence ATGCGTATAGGAAGAGATCTAAATCAGTTAATAGATATGCTCGAAGCTTTTTTAAGAAATCAGAGAGAGAAACGGCTTCATTATTCGGAACTTTCAAAAATATTTATTAGGCTCAGAAAACTAGATAAGGAAAAATTTTTAGAATATATAAAAAGAATGCCAAGTAAGGATCTAGGAGATATACTCCTTAGTCTCAGTGAAAATGTTTTAGAAGAAGCCTTAGATGCTCTATCGGTAAAAAAACTTGTTAGTACAATAAAAAAACTGGAGTCAGATGATGCTACAGATCTCCTTCAAGATATAGAGGATATCGATGAAGAACTTGCTGCTCAGATATTAGAGGGTTTGGATTACAAAGAGCAAGAAGAGATTCAGCTTCTAAAAAGTTACGAAGAAGACCAGGCTGGGGCATACATGCAGACAGAGGTGTTTGTAGCAAGTGATTCTGAGACAGTTAAGGAGACAATAGAAAGATTTAGAGTTTTAAAAGTAAACGGAGAACTAGAAAATGTTTCTAGTGTTTTCATAACTGGAGATTATAAAAATCTTGTGGCCACCATATCTTTGGAAGACATTATACTTTTTGATCTAGATAACAGTTTTAAGGAACTAATAATCAAATCTCCAGAAAAATATAAGGCGAGATATGTCCGAGATGTAGATGATATAGAAGATGTAGCAAAACTTTTTAGAGAGTATGACCTTTCGGCAATTCCAGTAGTAGACGATCATGGATATCTACTGGGGAGAATTACCATGGATGACATATATGACATAGTGCAGGAAATAGCTACAGAACAGATTTATAATTTTGCCGGTGTAGACGAAGATGTAGAAACTGGAAAGATAGTCTTAAATGTATCTAGAAACAGAGGGAAGTGGCAGTTTCTAAATATGTGTACTGCATTTTTTGCAGCTTCGGTAATAGGGAGGTTCCAGGGGACTATAGAGGGGCTACCTGCTCTGGCAGTGCTCATGCCCATTGTTGCATCTATGGGTGGGAATACGGGAAATCAAGCCCTTACGGTAATGGTGAGACAGCTGGCTGTGGGAGATGTGGATAACAGCAACTGGTTGCAGAGTCTTGTAAAAGAGATACTTGTAGCTATAATGAATGGGTTTATCTTTGCAGTGCTGGTTGCAAGCGGATCTTATCTCTGGTTTAAAAACATTAAAATTTCAGTGATAATGGGAATAGCAATTCTTGTGAACTTTGCTATAGCTGGACTTTGCGGGACAATGATCCCTCTTTTTTTGAAGAGGATGAACACAGACCCTGCAGTTGGAAGTTCTATACTTTTGACGATGATAACAGACGCTTTAGGGTTTTTCATTTTTCTGGGGATGGCTAAATTATTCATTTATTAG
- a CDS encoding YlmH/Sll1252 family protein, translating to MDKKNFLNNFTLDDTGALASLYEDIELCKKIQYPIHTKIFFPPEVWSTLENMKNSLGIEVESKGVKQESEKRVILIKPLAYGEYFEDYPFAYFEIKGGSKFKELEHRHFLAAIMGLGIKREMLGDLIVKEGVCYGVIFRDLFNFLENNLKVIGKIKVEVSETEEKNIPEMEFEEITYLVPSLRLDSIAAAITEKSRSQATELIREGTVSLNYSVRREKDASIKDGDIITVRRKGKFIFEKVTGVSKKGKQRIVLKKYK from the coding sequence TTGGATAAAAAAAATTTTTTAAATAATTTTACATTAGATGATACAGGTGCACTTGCATCACTCTATGAAGATATAGAACTGTGTAAAAAAATACAATATCCTATACATACAAAAATATTTTTTCCACCTGAGGTGTGGAGTACTCTTGAAAATATGAAAAATTCACTGGGTATAGAGGTAGAGAGTAAGGGAGTGAAACAGGAGTCTGAAAAAAGAGTTATTCTGATAAAGCCATTAGCTTACGGAGAATACTTCGAAGATTATCCTTTTGCTTATTTTGAAATAAAAGGAGGATCAAAATTTAAAGAGTTGGAGCACAGACACTTTTTGGCTGCTATAATGGGGTTAGGAATAAAGAGAGAGATGCTAGGAGACCTGATAGTCAAGGAAGGAGTGTGCTACGGAGTTATTTTCAGAGATTTATTTAATTTTTTAGAAAACAATTTAAAAGTTATAGGTAAAATAAAGGTGGAAGTGTCTGAGACAGAGGAAAAAAATATACCTGAAATGGAATTTGAAGAAATAACATATCTGGTCCCTTCCCTTCGTTTAGACAGTATAGCGGCAGCTATTACTGAAAAATCAAGATCTCAGGCTACAGAATTGATAAGAGAAGGGACTGTCAGTTTGAATTATTCTGTCAGACGTGAAAAAGATGCATCTATAAAAGACGGTGATATAATTACAGTTAGGAGAAAAGGTAAATTTATCTTTGAAAAAGTGACTGGAGTCAGTAAGAAAGGTAAGCAAAGAATTGTTTTGAAAAAATATAAGTAA
- the pssA gene encoding CDP-diacylglycerol--serine O-phosphatidyltransferase, whose product MNRIERKYLAPNAITAANMLLGYISITMSIKGNFTQASWFIVLAMVCDGLDGQTARRLEAYSEFGKEFDSFCDAISFGLAPSILAYSLLNIYSTITHIIIPISFIYALCGVMRLVKFNIVTTASDEKDDFSGMPIPTGAAIVCSYYLFSHYLFGKLIYIEIFQIVTIISAILMVSTIPFKTPDKTFKFIPKKLRIPFFIAVIATIKYSLFVVTFTYVLINLFNHMQNINSAEN is encoded by the coding sequence ATGAACAGAATAGAAAGAAAATATCTGGCACCAAATGCTATAACAGCTGCTAACATGCTCTTAGGATATATAAGCATTACCATGTCCATTAAAGGCAATTTTACACAAGCTTCATGGTTTATTGTACTTGCAATGGTCTGTGACGGATTAGACGGACAGACAGCTAGAAGACTAGAAGCATATAGTGAATTTGGAAAGGAGTTCGATTCTTTTTGTGACGCCATCTCTTTTGGACTGGCACCTAGTATACTGGCTTACTCACTTTTAAACATTTATTCAACTATAACTCATATAATCATACCAATTTCTTTTATATACGCTTTATGTGGAGTTATGAGACTAGTAAAATTCAATATTGTTACAACTGCATCAGATGAAAAAGATGATTTTAGCGGTATGCCTATTCCTACGGGGGCTGCCATAGTTTGTTCTTATTATCTTTTCAGTCATTATTTATTTGGAAAACTCATATATATAGAAATTTTTCAGATTGTTACAATCATATCTGCAATATTGATGGTGAGCACCATACCTTTTAAGACTCCTGATAAAACTTTTAAGTTTATTCCGAAAAAACTCAGAATCCCCTTTTTTATTGCTGTTATCGCAACTATAAAATACAGTCTTTTCGTGGTTACTTTCACCTATGTTCTGATAAATCTATTCAACCATATGCAGAACATAAATTCAGCTGAAAATTAA
- a CDS encoding ClC family H(+)/Cl(-) exchange transporter, whose translation MPNSNISDTMKNLRHKKLELYFFGALVGLFTGMVVVFYRLALNYASELHEISFNALKKNLSPGNIFITIILMIIFSLILGYINTYVPMAKGSGIPQVKGVLARQLNFDWLKELIAKFFGGVVAIGTGMSLGREGPSVHLGAEIGKGFFKVFKREDPERKYLISCGASAGLAAAFNAPLAGAIFSIEELHKFMSPLLITCVLISSVISDFVSKYFFGLEPAFTIKVESGFGLHDYHLIIIFALIVTIVGKLFGDWLVKFQQIYAKLPLPPIIRPIAIIFIVFMVGLFFRDVTGGGHHLAEEIINHPFSYKTLFLLLGLKFLFTLICYSSGAPGGIFLPILVIGAISGKIYGMLMVDYFGYQESYIIYFIILGMASLLTAVVKAPITGTILILEMTGSFEHFFPLITVTMVTFLITEILEMIPIYDTLLERMLENHEIEEGNIHNKLTIRIPVGPDSYFENKKICEVTWPNDCLIVGIKRGEKEIIPKGKHCIMSGDVLIILTNESTAKIIKLDLLKKAQEVIL comes from the coding sequence ATGCCAAATAGCAACATCAGCGACACTATGAAAAATTTGCGTCACAAAAAACTGGAGCTTTATTTTTTTGGGGCTCTTGTTGGGCTGTTTACGGGCATGGTTGTAGTTTTTTATCGTTTAGCCTTAAATTATGCAAGTGAACTCCACGAAATTTCCTTTAACGCTCTGAAAAAAAATCTTTCACCGGGCAACATTTTTATCACCATAATATTGATGATTATTTTCTCACTGATATTAGGCTATATCAACACCTATGTCCCCATGGCCAAGGGAAGTGGTATACCCCAGGTAAAGGGAGTTCTTGCAAGACAGTTAAATTTTGACTGGTTGAAGGAACTTATTGCAAAGTTTTTTGGAGGGGTTGTAGCCATAGGAACCGGAATGTCCTTAGGAAGAGAGGGGCCATCTGTACATTTAGGTGCAGAGATCGGAAAAGGTTTTTTTAAAGTTTTCAAAAGAGAGGACCCAGAAAGAAAATATCTCATTTCATGCGGAGCCAGTGCAGGACTTGCTGCGGCGTTTAATGCTCCTTTAGCAGGGGCAATATTTTCCATAGAAGAGCTTCACAAATTTATGTCTCCTCTTCTTATTACATGCGTACTTATATCGTCAGTTATAAGTGATTTTGTATCAAAATATTTTTTTGGTTTAGAACCTGCCTTTACAATAAAGGTAGAGAGTGGTTTTGGACTTCACGATTATCATCTCATCATTATTTTTGCATTGATCGTAACAATAGTGGGAAAATTATTTGGTGATTGGTTAGTAAAGTTCCAGCAGATATATGCCAAACTTCCTCTACCACCAATTATAAGACCTATAGCAATAATTTTTATAGTCTTTATGGTTGGACTTTTCTTTAGAGATGTTACTGGGGGAGGCCATCATCTGGCAGAAGAGATTATAAATCACCCTTTTTCCTATAAAACACTTTTTTTACTTTTAGGACTGAAATTTTTATTTACCCTTATTTGCTACTCTTCAGGGGCTCCCGGTGGTATCTTTCTTCCCATACTTGTTATAGGGGCTATAAGTGGTAAAATTTACGGAATGCTCATGGTAGATTATTTCGGATACCAAGAAAGCTATATAATCTATTTTATAATTTTGGGAATGGCATCTTTACTCACTGCAGTTGTAAAGGCGCCTATTACAGGAACCATACTTATACTTGAAATGACTGGATCATTCGAACATTTTTTCCCACTTATAACTGTTACAATGGTTACATTCCTTATAACAGAAATTCTTGAAATGATTCCAATATATGATACACTCCTTGAACGGATGCTGGAAAATCATGAGATTGAAGAGGGAAATATCCATAATAAACTCACCATACGAATACCTGTAGGTCCAGATTCATATTTTGAAAACAAAAAAATATGTGAAGTAACCTGGCCTAATGACTGCCTCATTGTAGGAATTAAAAGGGGAGAAAAAGAAATTATCCCAAAAGGGAAACATTGTATTATGAGCGGGGATGTGCTGATAATTCTAACCAACGAATCTACTGCTAAGATTATAAAATTAGATCTTTTGAAAAAAGCACAAGAAGTTATACTATAA
- a CDS encoding YibE/F family protein, whose product MKKIFVLLFIFLLSAISFSDQKENYIRGRVTEKVRSYQPQEFEDEVEKVDVYKVLIEEGIDAGKVIEVDFPIYRESAFNIPLKEGVDVVLYTEIADDGKNVYYISDIDKRNNMLLLGGLFIVLIFILARFKGLKAILALGITVAGIFKIFLPGVIYGYSPILLSVVMAFFASLVTIYLISGFNHKGKVAMIGSIGGVAFAGILSYIFSIRMGITGYSDIDALNYAPLLGGIKVRELVSAGVILGSMGAVMDVAVSISSALDEIKRKKPDLHPMEIFKSGMNIGSDIIGTMVNTLILAYIGSSLFTVMLLVMQRTEYPVIRILNFEFMAVEILRSLCGSIGILVAVPLTSYLSSFRGENKQNIGSKKTG is encoded by the coding sequence ATGAAAAAGATTTTTGTTCTACTTTTTATTTTTCTGCTTTCTGCCATCTCTTTTTCAGATCAGAAAGAGAACTATATCAGGGGAAGAGTGACTGAAAAGGTTAGGTCATATCAGCCTCAAGAGTTTGAAGACGAGGTTGAAAAGGTGGACGTGTACAAGGTTCTTATAGAGGAGGGAATAGATGCCGGGAAGGTTATAGAGGTTGATTTTCCTATTTATCGGGAATCGGCATTTAATATTCCCTTGAAAGAGGGTGTAGATGTGGTTCTTTACACAGAGATAGCCGATGACGGGAAAAATGTATATTATATCTCTGATATTGATAAACGTAATAACATGCTCTTATTGGGTGGTCTGTTTATAGTGCTTATATTTATCTTGGCTAGATTCAAAGGTCTAAAAGCCATCTTAGCTCTAGGAATTACAGTTGCAGGAATATTTAAGATCTTTCTTCCAGGAGTGATATATGGATATTCTCCGATTTTGTTATCGGTGGTTATGGCATTTTTTGCTTCTCTTGTCACAATATATCTTATATCTGGATTTAATCATAAAGGGAAGGTGGCTATGATAGGCAGTATAGGAGGGGTGGCCTTTGCAGGCATTTTATCCTATATATTCAGTATCAGAATGGGGATTACCGGCTATAGTGATATTGATGCTCTGAATTACGCTCCGCTGTTAGGAGGGATAAAAGTCAGAGAGCTGGTCTCTGCAGGGGTTATTTTGGGAAGTATGGGCGCTGTAATGGACGTGGCAGTGTCTATATCCTCTGCACTGGACGAGATAAAACGAAAAAAACCTGATCTTCATCCAATGGAGATTTTCAAGTCTGGAATGAATATAGGAAGTGATATAATCGGAACTATGGTAAATACTCTGATATTGGCTTATATAGGTAGTTCTCTTTTTACGGTAATGCTACTTGTTATGCAAAGGACAGAGTATCCTGTCATAAGAATATTAAATTTCGAATTTATGGCTGTAGAGATCTTGAGATCTTTGTGTGGAAGTATAGGAATACTTGTTGCTGTGCCTCTCACCTCATATCTGAGCTCTTTTAGGGGTGAAAATAAGCAAAATATAGGCAGTAAAAAAACAGGCTGA
- a CDS encoding transketolase family protein, with protein sequence MEKATRDAFGETLLELGRKNDKIVALSADLQDSTKAILFQKEFSDRFVNVGIAEQDLVGIGAGYALEGFIPYVSSFASFLTTRPFDMIRMLACYNNLNIKIVATHTGVTVGEDGGSAQMLEDIAIMRALPNMVVLCPADAVETKKMVEKIADYNGPVYLRLARAKYPVVTDPDKTFEIGKGEVLREGKDVTLVGTGLMVSKALEAAKVLSAEGIEVRVVNMSSIKPIDRDLLVKSAKETGKIVTLEEHQVTGGLGGAVCEVMSQEYPVPVKIIGVENRFGQSGKAEELLKEYGLDSQSIVEKTRAFIRG encoded by the coding sequence ATGGAAAAAGCCACAAGAGATGCCTTTGGAGAAACTCTCTTAGAGTTAGGGAGAAAGAATGATAAGATAGTCGCTCTTTCTGCAGACCTCCAGGATTCCACAAAGGCAATACTTTTTCAGAAGGAGTTTTCAGATAGATTTGTAAATGTTGGTATAGCAGAACAGGACCTCGTGGGTATAGGGGCCGGGTATGCTTTAGAGGGATTTATTCCCTATGTATCCTCTTTTGCCTCTTTTCTTACAACTAGGCCCTTTGATATGATCAGGATGCTAGCATGCTATAATAATCTAAATATAAAGATAGTTGCTACACATACTGGAGTGACAGTAGGGGAAGACGGAGGAAGCGCCCAGATGCTAGAGGATATAGCTATTATGAGGGCCTTACCAAATATGGTTGTGCTCTGCCCTGCTGATGCAGTTGAAACCAAGAAGATGGTAGAGAAGATAGCTGATTATAATGGTCCAGTTTATCTGAGACTTGCCAGGGCAAAATACCCAGTTGTGACAGATCCAGATAAAACTTTTGAGATAGGGAAAGGTGAGGTACTGAGAGAGGGAAAAGACGTCACCTTGGTAGGGACAGGACTCATGGTATCAAAGGCTTTAGAGGCTGCAAAAGTTCTTTCTGCCGAGGGTATAGAGGTTAGAGTGGTTAACATGTCTAGTATAAAACCCATAGACAGAGATCTGCTGGTAAAATCCGCCAAAGAGACTGGAAAAATAGTGACCCTTGAGGAACATCAGGTTACAGGTGGTCTAGGGGGAGCTGTATGTGAAGTAATGTCCCAAGAATACCCGGTTCCTGTCAAAATAATAGGTGTGGAAAACAGATTCGGACAGTCTGGAAAGGCTGAAGAGCTTTTGAAGGAGTACGGATTAGACAGCCAGAGTATAGTAGAGAAAACAAGGGCTTTTATAAGGGGATAG
- a CDS encoding transketolase has protein sequence MDIKELQRKSLEIRKEILKVIYEAKSGHPGGSLSAVEILLALYKERMNYDPKNPEWEERDRFIMSKGHATPVLYTVLSEAGFFPKEELSGFRKFGKILQGHAYRDIPGVELSTGSLGMGLSVGVGMALSSRLKKSNYNVFVLMGDGEIQEGSVWEAAMSAGHHKLSNLCAIIDYNKVQENGFVNEIKNLEPLGDRWKSFNWNVIEIDGHDFSDIFRALDDFQVEKGRPTVIIANTVKGKGVDFMEYDNNWHGKAPDKDQYLEALLQLDNAKV, from the coding sequence ATGGATATAAAAGAACTTCAACGTAAATCATTGGAAATAAGGAAAGAGATATTAAAAGTTATATATGAGGCAAAATCGGGGCATCCGGGAGGTTCTCTCTCTGCAGTGGAGATACTCTTAGCCCTCTATAAGGAAAGAATGAACTATGATCCTAAAAATCCCGAATGGGAAGAACGGGACAGATTTATAATGTCTAAGGGACATGCCACACCTGTCCTCTACACAGTTTTGTCAGAGGCAGGTTTTTTTCCCAAGGAGGAACTATCGGGATTTAGGAAATTTGGTAAGATACTTCAGGGACATGCTTACAGAGATATACCAGGAGTGGAACTTTCCACAGGATCACTTGGGATGGGCCTTTCTGTAGGAGTGGGGATGGCTCTGTCATCTAGGCTTAAAAAGAGTAATTATAATGTATTTGTGTTGATGGGTGACGGAGAAATACAAGAGGGAAGTGTCTGGGAAGCTGCTATGAGTGCAGGTCACCACAAGCTTTCGAATTTATGTGCAATTATTGATTATAATAAGGTTCAGGAAAACGGATTTGTAAATGAGATAAAAAACCTAGAACCTCTAGGAGACAGATGGAAAAGCTTCAACTGGAATGTCATTGAGATAGACGGGCATGATTTTTCCGATATATTCAGAGCCTTAGATGATTTTCAGGTGGAGAAGGGAAGGCCTACTGTGATAATTGCCAATACTGTTAAGGGAAAAGGAGTAGACTTTATGGAGTACGACAATAACTGGCACGGGAAAGCCCCTGACAAAGATCAGTATCTAGAGGCGCTACTGCAGCTTGATAATGCCAAAGTTTAA